From the genome of Anopheles merus strain MAF chromosome X, AmerM5.1, whole genome shotgun sequence, one region includes:
- the LOC121593090 gene encoding uncharacterized protein LOC121593090 yields MVDDAKSENSAPNEGTPFVRNPANCTSPYSVDVLLSPFLGSMGATEGLSLIRIKRPQPSRTAGSPGSTTRSPWSIRLMSRRHECTFTYYYQVLLLDEAKLIRNLSCPFIAGADLVKGELADYKCQLAMEYCKVDLAYILSLRYGEDGADGPRPLDVPRATKVVESVLEALSFLHNVAGLLHGDLKSFNVLVQGDFEAVKLCGLGRMSHKVDGDGTVEGWSAETVSSTVALGLWSAPELFENRPGTTKADIWSFGLLVFELLTGYPPHTFPGVMDKALAEPNEVLGMRKPAGRRNSDVVVMDEDDTDCVMVEDDPVKQQKRLKADVPLVLARKRASEFPPLGNSDYMLEAGGAGGAAGAETQGWMKRSKAEDGSAAEGTGNNKQLTIDLLNDEDDAPKEQEKNGLPNLEATTTTTPSSTAAPIEPAAGAVQGEVTSSEAQAEAPGGEQALPLAAAKVEAAVAAFAEGTAPGGGENVPGEAAAAAAGKGKAGAVGGTPPKKPVDDVVMVLDSSDEDEPDFRGSQRPREVLTDEDSEIYDSFDQDECYDDEVDDDEPVSEIDSELEDDNFINYASLGTRPPIPSDIPLGAEYRRLLEVFLVCTRENPADRPTAKLLLGAIKLSADTPAPPAAAAAAAAATPQSTSPDQPPNN; encoded by the exons ATGGTAGACGACGCCAAGAGTGAAAACAGCGCGCCGAACGAAGGCACACCCTTCGTCCGCAATCCGGCCAACTGTACCTCGCCGTACTCGGTGGACGTTCTGCTGTCGCCCTTCCTCGGCTCGATGGGAGCGACCGAGGGCCTGTCGCTGATACGCATCAAGCGCCCGCAGCCGTCGCGCACGGCCGGCTCGCCGGGATCCACGACCCGGTCGCCCTGGTCGATCCGGCTGATGTCGCGCCGGCACGAGTGCACCTTCACCTACTACTAccaggtgctgctgctggacgaagCGAAACTCATCAG aaacCTGAGCTGCCCATTCATTGCCGGTGCCGATTTGGTGAAGGGCGAACTGGCCGACTACAAGTGCCAGCTGGCGATGGAGTACTGTAAGGTCGATCTGGCCTACATCCTTTCGCTGCGCTACGGCGAGGACGGCGCGGACGGCCCACGGCCGCTGGACGTCCCGCGGGCGACCAAGGTGGTCGAGAGCGTGCTGGAGGCACTGAGCTTCCTGCACAACGTCGCCGGCCTGCTGCACGGCGATCTGAAATCGTTCAACGTGCTGGTGCAGGGCGACTTCGAGGCGGTGAAGCTGTGCGGGCTGGGCCGCATGAGCCACAAGGTGGACGGGGACGGCACGGTGGAGGGATGGTCGGCGGAAACCGTCAGCTCGACGGTGGCGCTCGGCCTCTGGTCCGCCCCGGAGCTGTTCGAGAACAGACCCGGCACGACCAAGGCGGACATCTGGTCGTTCGGGCTGCTCGTGTTCGAGCTGCTGACCGGCTATCCGCCCCACACCTTCCCGGGCGTGATGGACAAAGCGCTGGCCGAGCCGAACGAGGTGCTCGGCATGCGCAAGCCGGCCGGCCGCCGCAACTCGGACGTGGTCGTGATGGACGAGGACGACACCGACTGCGTGATGGTGGAGGACGATCCGGTCAAGCAGCAGAAGCGGCTGAAGGCGGACGTACCGTTGGTGCTGGCCCGCAAGCGGGCGTCCGAATTCCCGCCGCTCGGCAACAGCGACTACATGCTGGAGGCGGGCGGTGCTGGCGGAGCCGCCGGAGCAGAAACGCAAGGTTGGATGAAGCGGTCCAAGGCGGAGGACGGCAGTGCGGCGGAGGGCACCGGCAACAACAAGCAGCTAACGATCGATCTGCTcaacgacgaggacgacgcaCCGAAGGAGCAGGAGAAAAACGGGCTGCCGAACCTAgaggccaccaccaccaccaccccctcGTCGACCGCAGCACCGATCGAGCCGGCAGCGGGAGCGGTCCAGGGGGAGGTAACCTCGTCCGAGGCGCAGGCGGAGGCGCCCGGCGGCGAGCAGGCCCTGCCGCTTGCTGCGGCGAAGGTTGAAGCCGCGGTGGCTGCCTTCGCCGAGGGCACGGCGCCCGGCGGGGGAGAGAACGTCCCGGGCgaggcggcagcagcggcagccggCAAGGGTAAGGCTGGCGCCGTCGGCGGCACCCCGCCGAAGAAACCGGTCGACGATGTCGTGATGGTGCTGGACAGCTCGGACGAGGACGAGCCGGACTTCCGGGGCAGCCAGCGGCCGCGCGAAGTGCTGACCGACGAGGACAGCGAAATCTACGACTCGTTCGACCAGGACGAATGCTACGACGACGAGGTGGACGACGACGAGCCCGTCTCGGAGATCGATTCGGAGCTGGAGGATGACAACTTCATCAACTACGCTAGCCTCGGCACGCGCCCCCCGATCCCGTCCGACATTCCGCTCGGGGCGGAGTATCGCCGGCTGCTGGAAGTGTTTCTGGTGTGCACCCGCGAGAACCCGGCCGACCGCCCGACCGCCAAACTGTTGCTCGGTGCCATCAAGCTCAGCGCAGACacgccagcaccaccagcagcagcagcagcagcagcagcagcaacgccaCAATCAACCTCCCCAGATCAACCGCCAAACAACTAA